In Acidobacteriota bacterium, a single genomic region encodes these proteins:
- a CDS encoding isoprenylcysteine carboxylmethyltransferase family protein, translating into MGRERSKILGYVRIALLYLFIILLAILAKPTPTFFYVGMVFVALGEAFRFWAAGHLIKSKELIVSGPYRYTQHPLYLGRFLILTGLCIMAKLPYLLNFALLTSGYLVFFLYYLPRKIKVEGERLREIHGEKWMEYRKHVPALFPQWKPYGEQKNGWSSQRMLRNREHFMIIGLIIILVVFLLKSYPPQP; encoded by the coding sequence ATGGGAAGAGAAAGAAGCAAGATCCTTGGTTACGTGAGAATTGCTCTCCTCTATCTATTCATTATCTTGCTCGCCATTCTTGCAAAGCCGACACCCACTTTCTTCTACGTCGGGATGGTCTTCGTTGCCCTCGGAGAAGCCTTCCGGTTCTGGGCTGCCGGCCATCTCATCAAATCGAAAGAGCTCATCGTATCAGGCCCCTATCGCTATACACAGCATCCGCTATATCTCGGTAGGTTTCTGATCCTGACGGGCCTGTGCATCATGGCGAAACTCCCCTATCTCTTAAACTTTGCTCTCCTCACTTCTGGCTATCTTGTCTTCTTCCTCTACTACCTTCCCAGGAAGATCAAGGTGGAAGGAGAACGGCTCCGCGAAATCCACGGCGAGAAATGGATGGAATACAGAAAACACGTTCCTGCTCTTTTTCCGCAATGGAAGCCTTATGGAGAGCAGAAGAACGGCTGGTCGTCACAGCGGATGCTGAGGAACAGAGAGCATTTCATGATCATTGGCCTCATCATCATCTTAGTCGTTTTCCTCTTAAAATCCTATCCTCCTCAACCGTGA
- a CDS encoding glycosyltransferase family 39 protein, with protein sequence MEWKNELLFVLLFAAVLFLSNLWGYDLWAPDEPKFAEISREMLETGNWIVPHDNGWIYTDKPPLLFWLISTFSLLTGRISSFQARLPSALAGIGAVAATYIFALKCFGRKTALLSSLILSTSFLFFDKARTAQTDMLLTFFILISFLFFYLSRGEPIHRRRYLIFFYLSLALGTLAKGPLGFIIPIGVILIFLASVGEMKRVREIFLTDGLSLFLLIVGGWVVAATIAGKGEYSVFAALDRHLIERFSEGIHHRQPLYYFLKTFPLDFLPWSLFLPAALALLFSKLRSVERKEAAFLLCWVFFVFVLFSFSREKRNLYILPLFPAASIMVGYLFSVILSEGEESIPSRLASAFNYFLSGLLIICGSFIPVAAWIKAREYLFPASLLGAVIIVSSFIIFWFTWKEGWLKGLNFSYFPLFFGTGLLLPMISLRFYPDFFFPVLLMGVLLIIGSLFITLELRKGFGFRTLIAILLTISSFYLAAVFFAYPVLDDYKSAKSFSIRIASTVRDHLKQGERLPIYKRYRSAYVFYSRIYLDLILSEEAFKNVMSSSERKFCLIEQNDLNEISEKLELPLYRIHSEGVGHRSMILVSNQP encoded by the coding sequence CTCTTTGCCGCGGTTCTCTTCCTTTCGAACCTATGGGGCTACGATCTGTGGGCTCCCGATGAGCCAAAATTTGCGGAGATCTCCAGGGAGATGCTCGAAACGGGGAACTGGATCGTCCCCCACGACAACGGGTGGATCTATACGGACAAGCCGCCGCTGCTCTTCTGGCTCATCTCCACATTTTCGCTATTAACTGGCAGAATCTCTTCTTTCCAGGCGAGACTTCCTTCGGCTCTTGCGGGGATCGGTGCCGTTGCCGCCACCTATATCTTCGCGCTCAAGTGTTTCGGCAGGAAAACAGCTTTGCTATCTTCTCTGATCCTCTCGACCTCCTTTCTCTTCTTCGACAAAGCGCGCACGGCTCAGACCGACATGCTTCTGACCTTCTTCATCCTCATCTCCTTCCTCTTCTTCTACCTGTCCCGCGGCGAGCCGATTCATCGGAGAAGATACCTCATCTTCTTCTATCTATCCCTCGCGCTTGGTACTCTTGCGAAAGGGCCTCTCGGATTCATCATTCCCATTGGTGTGATCCTTATCTTCCTGGCATCCGTTGGCGAGATGAAAAGAGTGCGAGAGATCTTTCTTACAGATGGGTTGAGCCTGTTCCTGTTGATTGTGGGCGGTTGGGTGGTCGCCGCTACGATTGCTGGAAAAGGGGAGTACAGCGTTTTTGCCGCTCTCGACCGCCATCTCATAGAGAGATTCTCCGAAGGGATTCACCACAGACAGCCCCTCTACTACTTTTTGAAAACCTTTCCGCTGGACTTTCTTCCCTGGTCTCTCTTCCTTCCGGCAGCCCTTGCCCTTCTCTTTTCGAAGCTGAGGAGCGTGGAGAGGAAAGAGGCGGCCTTTCTTCTCTGCTGGGTCTTTTTTGTTTTCGTTCTCTTCTCCTTTTCCAGGGAGAAGAGGAACCTTTACATCCTTCCGCTTTTTCCTGCTGCCTCGATCATGGTGGGATACCTGTTTAGCGTTATACTCAGCGAAGGCGAGGAATCGATCCCTTCCAGGCTCGCATCGGCTTTCAACTATTTCCTATCCGGATTGCTGATCATCTGCGGATCTTTCATTCCTGTAGCGGCATGGATCAAGGCCAGGGAATATTTGTTCCCGGCTTCCCTCCTGGGGGCGGTCATAATCGTTTCCTCCTTCATAATATTTTGGTTCACCTGGAAGGAAGGGTGGCTCAAAGGTCTGAATTTTTCTTACTTCCCCCTGTTCTTCGGCACGGGGCTCTTGCTCCCCATGATCTCTCTCAGGTTCTATCCCGATTTCTTTTTTCCAGTGCTGCTGATGGGAGTCCTTCTGATAATCGGCTCTCTCTTCATAACCCTGGAATTGCGTAAGGGGTTCGGCTTCAGAACCCTGATCGCCATTCTATTGACCATCTCTTCATTCTATCTGGCAGCCGTCTTCTTTGCCTATCCGGTCCTGGACGATTACAAGTCGGCGAAAAGTTTCAGCATCCGGATCGCCTCCACCGTCAGAGACCATCTGAAGCAAGGAGAGCGGCTTCCGATATACAAGAGGTATCGTTCCGCTTATGTCTTCTATTCGCGAATCTATCTCGACCTAATCCTCTCAGAGGAGGCATTTAAAAATGTCATGAGCAGCAGTGAGAGAAAATTCTGCCTGATCGAGCAAAATGATCTCAACGAGATTTCTGAAAAGCTGGAGCTTCCTCTTTACAGGATTCACTCGGAAGGAGTCGGACACCGCTCCATGATTCTTGTCTCCAACCAGCCATAG